Proteins co-encoded in one Ponticoccus alexandrii genomic window:
- a CDS encoding DUF3168 domain-containing protein — translation MSYAMSASLQAAVYAALQADAPLGALVGDAIYDALPGGTVPPLYVALGPEKVTEAGDGSGPGALHEFVVSVVTSDSGFHAAKAAAGAVSDVLHDGALTLGRGRLVGLWFRKARATRESGGLRRIDLTFRARLEDTDPA, via the coding sequence ATGAGCTATGCCATGTCGGCTTCGTTGCAGGCGGCGGTCTATGCCGCCTTGCAGGCCGATGCGCCGCTTGGGGCGCTGGTGGGCGATGCGATCTACGATGCCCTGCCCGGTGGCACGGTGCCGCCGCTGTATGTCGCGCTTGGTCCCGAGAAGGTGACCGAGGCCGGTGACGGAAGCGGGCCGGGTGCGCTGCATGAATTCGTCGTGTCGGTGGTGACCTCGGACAGCGGGTTCCACGCGGCCAAGGCAGCGGCTGGCGCGGTCAGCGATGTGCTGCACGACGGCGCGCTGACGCTGGGCCGCGGGCGGCTGGTGGGCCTGTGGTTTCGCAAGGCAAGGGCCACGCGCGAGAGCGGCGGCCTGAGGCGGATCGACCTGACCTTTCGGGCCCGCCTTGAGGATACCGACCCGGCGTGA
- a CDS encoding phage tail tape measure protein: MSDIDTLDDLDAQIDALESSLGGAAGMAAQFDVEMRRIHETFSATGRGASKLESVLSRGVARAIDGVVLDGQKLSDALQTVAQSMIDAAWKAAVKPVAGHVGGMLSQGVSALFGQFSPFADGGAFTQGRVMPFANGRVVSGPVTFPMRGGTGLMGEAGPEAIMPLTRGADGKLGVRAAGGGQPVTVVMNIQTPDARSFERSQSQIAARMSQALGRGARNR; the protein is encoded by the coding sequence ATGAGCGACATCGACACCTTGGACGACCTCGACGCGCAGATCGACGCGCTGGAAAGCTCGCTGGGCGGGGCCGCCGGGATGGCGGCGCAGTTCGACGTCGAGATGCGGCGCATCCACGAGACCTTTTCGGCCACGGGTCGGGGCGCATCGAAACTGGAGAGTGTTCTGAGTCGCGGCGTGGCGCGAGCCATCGACGGGGTGGTGCTGGACGGGCAGAAACTGTCGGACGCCTTGCAGACCGTGGCCCAGTCGATGATCGACGCGGCGTGGAAGGCGGCGGTGAAGCCGGTGGCGGGGCATGTTGGCGGGATGCTGTCGCAGGGCGTGTCGGCGCTGTTCGGCCAGTTTTCTCCCTTTGCGGATGGCGGGGCCTTCACGCAGGGGCGGGTCATGCCCTTCGCCAATGGCCGTGTGGTCAGTGGTCCGGTCACTTTCCCGATGCGGGGCGGCACCGGGCTGATGGGCGAGGCGGGCCCCGAGGCGATCATGCCCCTGACCCGTGGCGCCGACGGCAAGCTGGGCGTGCGGGCGGCGGGTGGTGGCCAGCCGGTGACCGTGGTGATGAATATCCAGACGCCCGACGCGCGGTCGTTCGAGCGCAGCCAGAGCCAGATCGCCGCCCGCATGAGCCAGGCGCTTGGCCGTGGCGCCCGCAACCGCTGA
- a CDS encoding phage portal protein — protein MVFDFLRRTSPVEGAQNTAPQAKASATGRVVAHMTGGRVAWSPRDTVSLTRQAFAGNPVGFRAVKLIAEAAAALPLVLQDEAMRYEAHPVLALLAAPNPAQGRADLMEALFGQILLSGDGYIEAVASDAGLPFELHVLRSDRMSVVPGADGWPVAYEYAVGTRKHRFSVTGPVSSICHVKAFHPQDDHYGLSPLQAAAQAVDVHNSASRWSKGLLDNAARPSGAIVWKGAEGQGHLTSEQYDRLTAEMEAHHQGARNAGRPMLLEGGLDWKPMGFSPSDMEFQKTKEAAAREIAVAFGVPPMLLGIPGEATYANYAEAHRAFYRQTVLPLASKVTASIGRWLSQFSGDAVVLKPDLDQVPALAAERDAQWTRVVGADFLTPAEKRRILGLPALAGEGEDE, from the coding sequence ATGGTATTCGACTTTCTGCGACGGACCAGCCCTGTCGAGGGTGCGCAGAACACCGCACCGCAGGCCAAGGCCTCAGCCACCGGGCGCGTGGTCGCGCATATGACCGGTGGTCGCGTCGCCTGGAGCCCGCGCGATACGGTTTCGCTGACCAGGCAGGCCTTTGCGGGCAATCCGGTGGGTTTTCGCGCGGTCAAGCTGATCGCCGAGGCTGCGGCGGCGCTGCCTCTGGTGCTGCAGGACGAGGCGATGCGCTACGAGGCGCATCCCGTGCTGGCCCTGCTGGCCGCGCCGAACCCGGCGCAGGGGCGGGCAGACCTGATGGAGGCGCTCTTCGGCCAGATCCTGCTGTCGGGCGACGGCTACATCGAGGCGGTGGCGAGCGACGCGGGCCTGCCGTTCGAGCTGCATGTGCTGCGGTCGGACCGCATGTCGGTGGTGCCCGGCGCGGATGGTTGGCCGGTGGCCTACGAATACGCCGTGGGCACACGCAAGCATCGGTTCAGCGTCACCGGGCCGGTCTCTTCGATCTGCCATGTCAAGGCGTTCCATCCGCAGGATGATCACTATGGACTGTCTCCCCTGCAGGCCGCCGCACAGGCGGTGGACGTGCACAATAGCGCGTCCCGCTGGTCGAAGGGCCTTCTGGACAATGCTGCGCGGCCTTCGGGAGCAATCGTCTGGAAGGGCGCGGAGGGTCAGGGCCACCTGACGTCCGAACAATACGACCGGCTGACCGCCGAGATGGAGGCGCATCATCAGGGCGCGCGCAACGCCGGGCGGCCGATGTTGCTGGAAGGGGGGCTGGACTGGAAACCCATGGGTTTCTCGCCCTCGGACATGGAGTTCCAGAAGACCAAGGAGGCGGCGGCGCGCGAGATCGCGGTGGCCTTCGGGGTACCGCCGATGCTGTTGGGGATTCCCGGCGAGGCGACCTACGCCAACTATGCCGAGGCGCACCGGGCCTTTTATCGCCAGACGGTTCTGCCGCTGGCCTCGAAGGTCACGGCAAGCATCGGGCGCTGGCTGTCGCAGTTCAGCGGCGACGCGGTTGTGCTGAAGCCCGACCTCGATCAGGTGCCGGCGCTGGCGGCAGAGCGGGACGCGCAGTGGACCCGGGTCGTGGGTGCCGATTTCCTGACCCCTGCCGAAAAACGCCGGATTCTGGGCCTGCCCGCGCTGGCCGGGGAGGGTGAGGATGAGTGA
- a CDS encoding phage major tail protein, TP901-1 family → MGAQNGKDLLIKVDLTGDGMFETMAGLRATRISFNAEQVDVTTLESQGGWRELLAGAGVKSASISGSGVFRDAGSDARARQVFFDGETPEFQVIIPDFGTVEGRFQVTSLDYAGSHNGEATYEVALASAGALQFTAQPVA, encoded by the coding sequence ATGGGTGCTCAGAACGGCAAGGACCTTTTGATCAAGGTCGACCTGACCGGCGACGGGATGTTCGAGACGATGGCGGGGCTGCGGGCCACGCGCATCAGCTTCAACGCCGAGCAGGTGGACGTGACCACGCTTGAAAGCCAGGGTGGCTGGCGCGAGTTGCTGGCAGGCGCCGGCGTAAAGTCGGCCTCGATCAGCGGATCCGGTGTGTTCCGCGATGCGGGCAGCGACGCGCGGGCGCGGCAGGTGTTCTTCGACGGCGAGACGCCGGAGTTCCAGGTGATCATCCCGGATTTCGGCACGGTCGAGGGGCGCTTTCAGGTGACCTCGCTGGACTATGCGGGCTCGCACAATGGCGAGGCGACCTACGAGGTCGCGCTGGCCTCGGCGGGGGCGCTGCAGTTCACGGCGCAGCCGGTCGCGTGA
- a CDS encoding phage major capsid protein produces MSTAEIESRTGEDVSSVSRVSAAMAGLIGDFKALQADLQDKLQKQEERLTMLDHKSALRGRPALSTHVEVEAPHKKAFDAYLRSGDDDGLRGLTLDCKSMNTSVNSDGGYLVDPETAEMIKSTLASTASIRAVASVVNVEASSFDVLIDQNDTGAGWADEAAATAETGTPTIERISIPLYELNAMPKVSQRLLDDSAFDVEGWLAGRIADKFLRAEAAAFVDGDGIDKPRGFLDHTSVANGSWSWGSLGYVTTGAAADLGDGDALIDLVYALGAQYRAGATFVMNSKTAGALRKLKDADGRHLWADGFAAGEPARLLGYAVLIAEDMPDAGADAFPVAFGDFSAGYTIAERPDVRVLRDPFSAKPHVLFYATKRVGGDVSDFAAIKLLRCAV; encoded by the coding sequence ATGAGTACAGCCGAGATCGAGTCTCGGACCGGGGAAGATGTGTCTTCGGTCTCTCGAGTGAGTGCCGCGATGGCGGGACTGATCGGGGATTTCAAGGCCTTGCAGGCCGATCTTCAAGACAAGCTTCAGAAACAGGAAGAGCGACTGACCATGCTGGATCACAAATCCGCCCTGCGGGGCCGCCCGGCGCTGTCGACCCATGTCGAGGTCGAGGCCCCCCACAAGAAGGCCTTCGACGCCTATCTGCGCAGCGGCGATGACGACGGGCTGCGCGGGCTGACGCTGGACTGCAAGTCGATGAACACCTCCGTCAATTCGGACGGCGGCTACCTTGTCGATCCCGAGACGGCGGAGATGATCAAGTCGACGCTGGCCTCGACCGCGTCGATCCGGGCGGTGGCGAGCGTGGTGAATGTCGAGGCCTCCTCTTTCGACGTGCTGATCGACCAGAACGACACCGGCGCGGGCTGGGCGGACGAGGCGGCGGCCACCGCCGAGACCGGGACGCCGACGATCGAGCGGATCTCGATCCCGCTCTACGAATTGAACGCCATGCCGAAGGTCAGCCAGCGCTTGCTGGACGACAGCGCCTTCGACGTCGAAGGCTGGCTGGCGGGCCGCATCGCGGACAAGTTCCTGCGCGCCGAGGCTGCGGCCTTTGTCGACGGGGACGGCATCGACAAGCCCCGGGGATTTCTGGATCACACCAGTGTCGCCAATGGTTCGTGGAGCTGGGGCAGTCTTGGCTATGTGACAACCGGCGCGGCGGCGGATCTGGGTGACGGTGACGCGCTGATCGACCTGGTCTACGCGCTGGGCGCGCAGTACCGGGCCGGGGCGACCTTCGTGATGAACTCGAAAACCGCCGGAGCCCTGCGCAAGCTGAAGGATGCCGACGGGCGGCACCTGTGGGCCGACGGTTTCGCGGCGGGCGAGCCGGCGCGTCTTCTTGGCTATGCGGTGCTGATCGCCGAGGACATGCCGGATGCGGGCGCCGATGCCTTCCCGGTTGCCTTCGGCGACTTCTCGGCCGGGTACACCATCGCCGAGCGCCCCGACGTGCGTGTCTTGCGCGACCCCTTCAGCGCCAAGCCGCATGTGCTGTTCTACGCCACCAAGCGCGTGGGCGGCGATGTCAGCGATTTTGCCGCGATCAAGCTGCTGCGCTGCGCAGTCTGA
- a CDS encoding head-tail connector protein produces the protein MMLVEETPVPDAALPADALKEHLRMGTGFAGGDLQDGVMLSFLRAALAAIEARTSKALIVRSFLLSMDDWQNPASQRLPIAPVRSVTEVALVDVYGQAKALDPADYRLKPDAFDPALRPMRAALPAVPRGGSVELRFEAGYGEDFGAVPDDLKQAVLLLAAHYYEYRDETALSEGCMPFGVTSLISRYRPVRMGMNG, from the coding sequence ATGATGTTGGTGGAAGAAACCCCGGTGCCCGATGCGGCGCTTCCGGCTGACGCCCTGAAAGAGCACCTTCGGATGGGGACAGGCTTTGCCGGGGGTGACCTTCAGGATGGCGTGATGCTCTCTTTCCTGCGGGCGGCGCTTGCGGCCATCGAGGCGCGGACCAGCAAGGCGTTGATCGTGCGAAGCTTTCTTCTGTCGATGGACGACTGGCAGAACCCGGCAAGCCAGCGGCTGCCGATTGCGCCGGTCCGTTCGGTCACCGAGGTCGCGCTCGTCGATGTCTACGGGCAGGCCAAGGCGCTCGATCCCGCCGATTACCGCCTGAAGCCCGATGCCTTCGATCCGGCGCTTCGGCCGATGCGCGCCGCTTTGCCCGCTGTGCCACGTGGTGGTTCCGTCGAGCTGCGTTTCGAGGCGGGCTATGGCGAGGACTTCGGCGCCGTTCCCGACGACCTGAAGCAGGCCGTCCTGCTGCTGGCCGCGCATTACTATGAATACCGGGACGAAACGGCCCTGAGCGAGGGCTGCATGCCCTTTGGTGTCACCAGCCTGATCTCGCGCTATCGCCCGGTCCGCATGGGGATGAACGGATGA
- a CDS encoding DUF2460 domain-containing protein — protein sequence MAFHDVRFPADLSFGSFGGPERRTDIVTLTSGFEERNTPWQHSRRRYDAGLGLRSLDDVAALIDFFEARSGQLYGFRWKDWADFKSCKPSARIDDGDQVIARGDGATRAFQLIKTYRSGNVSYARPITKPVSGTVTAAVQNTPMREGVHFEIDLTTGVITFNEPPPESVAVTAGFEFDVPVRFDTDRINVSVASFRAGQVPDVPVVEVRV from the coding sequence ATGGCATTTCATGACGTGAGATTTCCCGCCGACCTGAGCTTTGGCTCTTTCGGCGGTCCCGAGCGGCGCACGGATATCGTGACGCTGACAAGCGGCTTCGAAGAGCGCAATACGCCGTGGCAGCATTCCCGGCGGCGCTACGATGCCGGGCTGGGGCTGCGGTCGCTCGACGATGTCGCCGCGCTGATCGACTTCTTCGAGGCGCGCAGCGGTCAGCTGTACGGGTTCCGCTGGAAGGACTGGGCCGACTTCAAGTCGTGCAAACCCTCGGCCAGGATTGATGACGGAGATCAGGTGATCGCCCGGGGCGATGGCGCCACGCGTGCCTTTCAACTGATCAAGACCTATCGCTCTGGCAACGTCTCATACGCGCGCCCGATCACCAAGCCGGTGTCCGGGACGGTCACGGCGGCGGTGCAGAACACGCCGATGCGCGAGGGAGTCCACTTCGAGATCGACCTGACGACCGGGGTGATCACCTTCAACGAGCCGCCACCCGAAAGCGTGGCGGTCACAGCGGGCTTCGAGTTCGACGTGCCGGTGCGGTTCGACACCGATCGGATCAACGTCTCTGTCGCCAGCTTCCGGGCCGGACAGGTGCCGGACGTGCCTGTGGTGGAGGTACGGGTCTGA
- a CDS encoding DNA-packaging protein: MPTGSTLTRHALRSGAALLASAPVAEQRRFLSELSPGERIALPYLFEFWAHDHQLPPEGDWRTWVILGGRGAGKTRAGAEWVRSMVEGARPLDPGACTRLAIIGETFDQAREVMVFGDSGIMACSPPDRRPVWQATRRCLVWPNGAEAMLYSASDPEALRGPQFDGAWVDELAKWKKAGDTWDMLQFGLRLGAHPRVCVTTTPRTVKILVDLLALPSTAVTRAATEVNAANLAASFLEEVRARYAGTSLGLQELDGVLLEQVDGALWRRELFDDHRFGRVPTLSRIVVAVDPPAGAGKTSDECGIVVVGVVTEGKPHEWRGYVLEDASVQGASPMGWAEAVVQAARRWEAERVVAEVNQGGAMVETVLRQVDPMLPVRKVHATRSKSARAEPVAALYEQGRVSHGQGLEALEAQMCLMTQAGFEGAGSPDRVDALVWGLTEAMLERGRTEQLPKLRTVG; encoded by the coding sequence ATGCCTACGGGCTCGACCTTGACGCGGCACGCTTTGAGATCGGGTGCCGCCTTGCTCGCATCCGCCCCTGTTGCGGAGCAGAGGAGGTTCCTGAGTGAGCTGTCCCCGGGGGAGCGCATCGCGCTTCCCTACCTCTTCGAGTTCTGGGCGCATGACCATCAGTTGCCCCCCGAGGGCGACTGGCGGACCTGGGTGATCCTTGGCGGACGCGGGGCGGGCAAGACCCGGGCCGGGGCCGAGTGGGTGCGGTCGATGGTCGAGGGGGCACGGCCGCTCGATCCCGGCGCCTGCACGCGGCTGGCGATCATCGGCGAGACCTTCGATCAGGCGCGCGAGGTCATGGTCTTTGGCGACAGCGGTATCATGGCCTGTTCGCCACCCGACCGGCGCCCGGTCTGGCAGGCCACGCGGCGCTGCCTCGTCTGGCCCAACGGCGCCGAGGCGATGCTGTATTCCGCCAGCGACCCCGAGGCCCTGAGGGGGCCGCAGTTCGACGGCGCCTGGGTGGACGAACTGGCCAAATGGAAGAAGGCCGGGGACACCTGGGACATGTTACAGTTCGGCCTGAGACTGGGCGCGCATCCGCGCGTCTGCGTCACGACCACGCCGCGCACCGTGAAGATTCTCGTGGACCTGCTGGCGCTGCCTTCGACGGCGGTGACCCGGGCCGCGACAGAGGTGAACGCGGCCAATCTGGCAGCCTCTTTCCTCGAAGAGGTGCGGGCGCGCTATGCCGGGACCTCGCTGGGGTTGCAGGAGTTGGACGGGGTGCTGCTGGAGCAGGTCGACGGTGCGCTGTGGCGGCGCGAGCTCTTCGACGACCATCGCTTTGGCCGGGTGCCGACGTTGTCGCGGATTGTCGTGGCGGTCGATCCTCCTGCGGGCGCGGGCAAGACCTCGGACGAATGCGGGATTGTCGTCGTGGGCGTCGTGACCGAGGGCAAGCCGCACGAGTGGCGCGGCTACGTGCTGGAGGATGCCAGCGTGCAGGGGGCTTCCCCCATGGGATGGGCCGAGGCGGTGGTGCAGGCCGCCCGGCGCTGGGAGGCGGAGCGCGTGGTGGCCGAAGTCAATCAGGGCGGGGCCATGGTCGAGACGGTCCTGCGGCAGGTCGACCCGATGCTGCCGGTGCGCAAGGTACATGCGACGCGGTCCAAGAGCGCGCGGGCAGAGCCGGTGGCCGCGCTCTATGAGCAGGGACGGGTCAGTCACGGGCAGGGGCTGGAGGCGCTGGAGGCGCAGATGTGTCTGATGACACAGGCGGGCTTCGAGGGCGCGGGCAGTCCGGACCGGGTCGATGCGCTGGTCTGGGGGCTGACCGAGGCGATGCTGGAGCGCGGTCGCACCGAGCAGTTGCCGAAGCTGCGCACGGTCGGGTGA
- a CDS encoding rcc01693 family protein, with the protein MAGFDWPVLMRAGMRGLGLKPWEFWGLTPAELRLMLGEERGAAPMGRARLDELMAVFPDCRDSNGDEP; encoded by the coding sequence ATGGCGGGCTTTGACTGGCCGGTCCTGATGCGTGCCGGGATGCGCGGACTGGGCCTGAAGCCGTGGGAGTTCTGGGGCCTGACCCCGGCGGAACTGCGGCTGATGCTGGGAGAGGAACGCGGCGCCGCGCCCATGGGACGGGCGCGGCTGGATGAGTTGATGGCGGTCTTTCCGGACTGCCGGGATAGCAACGGAGATGAGCCATGA
- a CDS encoding pyridoxal phosphate-dependent aminotransferase: MPQLSTRITSLNEGGSDGWEVFYRARALVAAGEQVTELTIGEHDIRTDSAVLDAMNASAQGGHTGYAMVPGIEPLRAEIAARVTARTGVPTGAANVLITPGGQAALFAAHLAVLDPGDTALYIDPFYATYPGTIRAASGVAVPVRTRAANAFLPSAQAIEELAFEHEALSLLINTPNNPTGTVYPAECLQAIAAACQHRDLWLISDEVYDTQVWEGAHLSPRTLPGMAERTLVVGSMSKSHAMTGSRIGWIVAPEPAIERLIDLATNTTYGVPGFIQDAALFALRAGDGPEAAVSAPFLRRRARVLEELARHESVTAIPSQGAMYLMLDIRRTGLSGRAFAEALLDARRIAVMPGESFGQSAAGHIRIALTVDDDSLVRAIRSLCTFAREYANAA, from the coding sequence ATGCCGCAACTGTCGACCCGCATCACCTCGCTCAACGAAGGCGGCTCGGACGGGTGGGAGGTCTTCTACCGCGCCCGGGCCCTTGTCGCCGCCGGTGAGCAGGTGACAGAGCTGACCATCGGAGAACACGATATCCGCACCGACAGCGCCGTTCTGGATGCGATGAACGCCTCCGCGCAGGGTGGCCATACGGGCTATGCCATGGTGCCGGGAATCGAGCCCCTGCGCGCGGAAATCGCCGCCCGCGTCACCGCCCGCACCGGCGTGCCCACCGGCGCCGCCAATGTGCTGATCACCCCCGGCGGGCAGGCCGCGCTCTTTGCCGCGCATCTGGCGGTTCTCGACCCCGGCGACACGGCGCTCTATATTGATCCGTTCTACGCGACCTATCCCGGCACCATCCGCGCGGCCTCGGGTGTGGCGGTGCCGGTCCGGACCCGCGCCGCAAACGCCTTCCTGCCTTCGGCGCAGGCCATCGAGGAACTGGCCTTCGAACACGAAGCCCTCAGCCTTCTGATCAACACGCCCAACAACCCGACCGGCACGGTCTATCCCGCCGAATGCCTGCAAGCCATCGCCGCCGCCTGCCAGCACCGCGACCTCTGGCTGATCTCGGACGAGGTCTACGACACGCAGGTCTGGGAAGGCGCACATCTCTCGCCACGTACCCTGCCCGGCATGGCGGAGCGCACGCTGGTCGTGGGGTCCATGTCCAAAAGCCACGCCATGACCGGCTCGCGCATTGGCTGGATCGTCGCACCCGAACCGGCGATCGAGCGCCTGATCGACCTTGCGACGAACACCACCTACGGTGTCCCCGGCTTCATCCAGGACGCGGCGCTCTTCGCCCTGCGCGCCGGAGACGGCCCCGAGGCGGCGGTCTCCGCGCCCTTCCTGCGCCGCCGGGCCCGTGTGCTCGAGGAACTGGCGCGGCATGAGTCCGTGACCGCGATCCCCTCGCAGGGCGCCATGTACCTGATGCTGGATATCCGCCGCACCGGTTTGTCGGGCCGTGCCTTCGCCGAGGCGCTTCTGGATGCGCGCCGCATCGCCGTGATGCCCGGCGAAAGCTTCGGCCAGTCCGCCGCGGGGCACATCCGCATCGCCCTGACCGTCGACGATGACAGCCTTGTCCGGGCAATCCGCAGCCTCTGCACCTTCGCGCGGGAATACGCCAACGCAGCGTGA
- a CDS encoding DUF2163 domain-containing protein yields the protein MGQEALHRHLGTRIGTVARAWSVTRTDGVRYGFTDHDCPLSFGGMTFRANAGLTAKALQQATGLSVDNTEAMGALTDAAIREEDIAAGRFDDAEVTAWLVNWADVEARRVMFRGRIGEIRRGAGAFHAELRGLTEALNRPVGRVYQRPCSAVLGDGGCGVDLSAPGYVFEGALLGVEDNRAFLAGPLAGFDAGWFQRGRLEVLSGVAQGLAAAIKRDRTRAEGDRVIEIWEPLRAMPTAGDVVRITAGCDKRFQTCRYKFGNVLNFQGFPDVPEEDWIAVHPAQAKALGGGSRR from the coding sequence ATGGGACAGGAGGCATTGCACAGACACCTCGGTACCCGGATCGGGACCGTCGCACGCGCCTGGTCCGTGACCCGGACGGATGGTGTCCGCTACGGCTTTACCGATCACGACTGTCCCCTGAGTTTCGGGGGCATGACGTTCCGGGCAAACGCGGGTCTGACGGCCAAGGCGCTTCAGCAGGCCACGGGCCTGTCGGTGGACAATACCGAGGCCATGGGGGCGCTGACCGATGCCGCGATCCGCGAAGAGGATATCGCGGCGGGGCGCTTCGACGACGCCGAGGTTACGGCATGGCTGGTGAACTGGGCCGATGTGGAGGCCCGGCGCGTGATGTTTCGCGGCAGGATCGGGGAGATCCGCCGGGGCGCCGGTGCCTTTCACGCGGAACTGCGCGGGCTGACAGAGGCGCTGAACCGTCCGGTGGGTCGGGTCTACCAGCGCCCCTGTTCGGCGGTGCTGGGGGATGGCGGCTGCGGGGTGGACCTGAGCGCGCCGGGTTACGTCTTCGAAGGAGCGCTGCTGGGGGTCGAGGACAATCGCGCCTTTCTGGCGGGTCCCCTGGCGGGCTTCGACGCGGGCTGGTTCCAGCGCGGGCGGCTGGAGGTTCTGAGCGGCGTGGCACAGGGCCTTGCCGCGGCGATCAAACGCGACCGCACCCGCGCGGAGGGCGACCGTGTCATCGAGATCTGGGAGCCGCTGCGCGCGATGCCGACCGCCGGTGACGTGGTCCGTATCACGGCGGGATGCGACAAGCGCTTTCAGACCTGCCGCTACAAGTTCGGTAACGTGCTGAACTTTCAGGGTTTCCCGGACGTGCCGGAAGAGGACTGGATCGCCGTCCACCCCGCGCAGGCCAAGGCTCTGGGCGGCGGGAGTCGGCGATGA
- a CDS encoding head-tail adaptor protein, with translation MSRVTLNRRLELEAHQRTEDGAGGARVQWQSLGTLWAAIRPRSARMASGETGPVSRAGFRIIVRGAPQGASRRPVPGQRFRMGQRLFRIEAVTEMEPDGLYLICECEEEVLP, from the coding sequence ATGAGCCGGGTCACGCTGAACCGGCGGCTGGAACTGGAGGCGCATCAGCGCACCGAGGACGGTGCCGGGGGCGCACGGGTGCAGTGGCAGAGTCTGGGAACGCTTTGGGCGGCGATACGCCCGCGCAGCGCGCGGATGGCCAGCGGAGAAACCGGTCCCGTGTCCCGCGCCGGGTTCAGGATCATCGTTCGCGGCGCGCCGCAGGGTGCTTCGCGGCGCCCCGTGCCCGGGCAGAGATTCCGCATGGGCCAGCGTCTGTTCCGGATCGAGGCGGTGACGGAGATGGAGCCGGACGGTCTGTATCTGATCTGTGAATGCGAAGAGGAGGTCCTGCCATGA
- a CDS encoding GTA head formation protein, RCAP_rcc01685 family — MSEMRPKYEAFACAPGLRLEAHERVSKLQFDALDQRFQRLEMLMERLERRLWLTVYGVAGVILAEAFQGFLNAAP; from the coding sequence ATGAGTGAGATGCGCCCCAAGTACGAGGCTTTTGCCTGTGCGCCGGGGCTGCGGCTGGAAGCGCACGAGCGGGTCAGCAAGTTGCAGTTCGATGCGCTGGATCAGCGGTTCCAGCGGCTGGAGATGCTGATGGAGCGGCTGGAGCGGCGGCTTTGGCTGACGGTCTACGGGGTTGCCGGGGTGATCCTGGCGGAGGCCTTTCAGGGTTTCCTGAACGCGGCGCCCTGA
- a CDS encoding HK97 family phage prohead protease: protein MDLEHKFCRFGEAVSVLEGTKIEGYASHFGAAEQGNDIVGKGAYARSLKRLAEEGRAVKMLWQHDPALPIGVWDEVREDARGLYVRGRILDTVEKGREAAALIAAGAIDGLSIGYRTVKATKNDKGQRLLAELELWEVSLVTFPMLPSARVASKRDILAEHDLRQLADALEDMRRNLAGG, encoded by the coding sequence ATGGATCTGGAGCACAAGTTCTGCCGGTTCGGCGAGGCGGTCTCCGTCCTCGAAGGCACGAAGATCGAGGGCTATGCCTCGCATTTCGGGGCCGCCGAACAGGGTAACGATATCGTGGGCAAGGGGGCCTATGCGAGGTCCCTGAAGCGGCTCGCGGAGGAGGGGCGCGCGGTCAAGATGCTCTGGCAGCACGACCCGGCCCTGCCTATTGGCGTCTGGGATGAGGTGCGCGAGGACGCGCGCGGGCTCTACGTCAGAGGCCGTATCCTCGATACCGTCGAGAAGGGTCGCGAGGCGGCGGCGCTGATCGCGGCGGGGGCCATTGACGGGCTGTCGATCGGCTATCGCACGGTGAAGGCCACGAAGAATGACAAGGGCCAGAGGCTCTTGGCGGAACTGGAGCTGTGGGAGGTGTCGCTGGTGACCTTCCCGATGTTGCCCAGTGCGCGGGTCGCATCGAAGCGGGACATCCTCGCCGAGCACGATCTGCGCCAATTGGCGGATGCCTTGGAGGACATGCGCCGGAACCTGGCGGGCGGCTGA
- a CDS encoding gene transfer agent family protein, producing MANPWRGDVALILDGQRRVMRLTLGALAELEEALDSGTLVDLVQRFEGGGFGTRDVLALIVAGLRGGGWQGTAPDLLCAEIEGGPMVAARAAAELLARAFMLPGDAAGADGGL from the coding sequence ATGGCCAATCCGTGGCGCGGGGATGTGGCGCTGATCCTCGACGGTCAGCGCCGGGTGATGCGCCTGACGCTGGGCGCCTTGGCCGAACTGGAAGAGGCCCTGGACAGTGGTACGCTGGTCGATCTGGTGCAGCGCTTCGAGGGCGGCGGGTTCGGCACGCGGGACGTGCTGGCGCTGATCGTGGCGGGCCTGCGGGGTGGCGGCTGGCAGGGCACTGCGCCCGATCTTCTGTGCGCCGAGATCGAGGGCGGACCGATGGTGGCGGCGCGGGCGGCGGCAGAACTGCTGGCGCGGGCCTTCATGCTGCCGGGTGATGCGGCGGGCGCTGATGGCGGGCTTTGA